A genome region from Salvia splendens isolate huo1 chromosome 19, SspV2, whole genome shotgun sequence includes the following:
- the LOC121779343 gene encoding beta-amyrin 6-beta-monooxygenase-like isoform X2: protein MDSLAREHLETEWRGTAMNRAMEGGRVVRRELMRIVGERRREMIKGEDLLSKMVVATNEDGECMSDGMVVNVILGLLIGAEHELSSLITIVLYYLAELPHIYDRVFKGTNTYLLRLQPSSPPLSTSAVATALSYKVNHYSNLFFSSISF from the exons ATGGACTCGTTAGCTCGTGAGCATCTTGAAACCGAATGGAGAG GGACCGCCATGAACCGCGCAATGGAAGGAGGGAGAGTGGTGCGCCGCGAGCTGATGAGGATCGTGGGGGAGAGGAGGAGGGAGATGATCAAGGGAGAGGATTTGCTGTCGAAGATGGTGGTGGCAACTAATGAAGATGGGGAATGTATGAGTGATGGAATGGTTGTTAATGTGATTCTTGGTTTGCTTATTGGCGCCGAGCATGAACTCTCTTCATTGATCACTATTGTCTTGTATTATCTTGCCGAGCTTCCACACATTTATGATCGGGTTTTCAAAG GGACGAATACCTACCTTCTCCGACTGCAGCCATCTTCGCCGCCATTGTCTACATCTGCCGTCGCCACCGCATTGTCCTACAAGGTGAATCATTACAGTAACCTTTTTTTTTCATCTATCAGTTTCTAA
- the LOC121779343 gene encoding beta-amyrin 6-beta-monooxygenase-like isoform X1, whose product MGKLYVIFCFYLPTGSSVVEALPSAKKYALSLACRVFMGKEDWENVSDFSENFSLMTKGILSLPVNLPGTAMNRAMEGGRVVRRELMRIVGERRREMIKGEDLLSKMVVATNEDGECMSDGMVVNVILGLLIGAEHELSSLITIVLYYLAELPHIYDRVFKGTNTYLLRLQPSSPPLSTSAVATALSYKVNHYSNLFFSSISF is encoded by the exons ATGGGAaagttatatgttattttttgtttttacttgccAACGGGTAGCTCAGTGGTGGAGGCTCTTCCATCGGCCAAGAAATACGCCCTCTCGTTGGCGTGTAGAGTGTTCATGGGCAAAGAGGATTGGGAGAATGTGAGCGATTTCTCGGAAAACTTTTCTCTTATGACTAAAGGGATTCTGTCTTTGCCGGTAAACTTGCCAGGGACCGCCATGAACCGCGCAATGGAAGGAGGGAGAGTGGTGCGCCGCGAGCTGATGAGGATCGTGGGGGAGAGGAGGAGGGAGATGATCAAGGGAGAGGATTTGCTGTCGAAGATGGTGGTGGCAACTAATGAAGATGGGGAATGTATGAGTGATGGAATGGTTGTTAATGTGATTCTTGGTTTGCTTATTGGCGCCGAGCATGAACTCTCTTCATTGATCACTATTGTCTTGTATTATCTTGCCGAGCTTCCACACATTTATGATCGGGTTTTCAAAG GGACGAATACCTACCTTCTCCGACTGCAGCCATCTTCGCCGCCATTGTCTACATCTGCCGTCGCCACCGCATTGTCCTACAAGGTGAATCATTACAGTAACCTTTTTTTTTCATCTATCAGTTTCTAA
- the LOC121778169 gene encoding dihydrolipoyllysine-residue acetyltransferase component 5 of pyruvate dehydrogenase complex, chloroplastic-like, which translates to MAHSHLLHTSFVPNARPALRRRLGGAAHLPRKPHLIQSKIREIFMPALSSTMTEGKIVSWVKSEGDKLAKGESVVVVESDKADMDVESFYDGYLAAIVVDEGLSAAVGSTIAFLAETEEEIALAQSKKSSSPATSSASAAAGRNDAPKVLPSPVAAAVASVSSNSAAVGSAVHPASKGGKRVVASPYAKKLAKDLGEDLKGIVGSGPNGRVVAKDVEAALATVNVGARAAAVATSSGVELGSVVPFTTMQSAVSRNMVESLAVPTFRVGYTFTTDALDALYKKIKSKGVTMTALLAKATALALVQHPVVNSSCRDGKSFTYNSHINIAVAVAIDGGLITPVLQDADKIDIYSLSRKWKELVDKARAKQLQPQEYNSGTFTLSNLGMFGVDRFDAILPPGTGGIMAVGASEPSLVGTKDGRIGLKTQMQVNVTADHRVIYGADLAAFLQTLAKIIENPKDLTL; encoded by the exons ATGGCTCATTCCCACCTTCTCCACACTTCCTTCGTCCCCAATGCTCGCCCCGCCCTCCGGCGCCGCCTCGGCGGCGCCGCCCACCTCCCCCGGAAGCCCCATCTGATTCAATCCAAGATCCGCGAAATCTTCATGCCGGCGCTCAGCTCCACGATGACGGAGGGAAAGATCGTGTCTTGGGTCAAATCGGAGGGGGATAAGCTGGCTAAGGGCGAATCAGTCGTCGTGGTTGAGTCCGACAAGGCGGATATGGACGTGGAGTCGTTTTACGATGGGTACTTGGCCGCCATTGTCGTCGACGAGGGTCTCTCAGCAGCGGTTGGATCCACCATCGCTTTCCTCGCCGAGACCGAGGAAGAAATCGCCCTCGCCCAATCGAAAAAGTCGTCTTCTCCCGCCACTTCATCGGCCTCCGCCGCTGCTGGCAGAAATGATGCCCCGAAGGTGCTGCCGAGCCCAGTTGCTGCTGCTGTAGCTAGTGTCAGCAGCAATTCGGCTGCGGTGGGGTCGGCTGTGCATCCAGCATCTAAAGGGGGGAAGAGGGTGGTGGCGTCGCCTTACGCGAAGAAGCTGGCGAAGGATTTGGGGGAGGATTTGAAGGGAATTGTTGGGAGCGGACCAAATGGGAGAGTGGTGGCTAAGGATGTGGAGGCTGCTTTGGCTACTGTGAATGTTGGTGCCAGGGCTGCTGCGGTGGCTACATCGAGTGGCGTGGAGTTGGGCTCCGTGGTGCCATTCACGACGATGCAGAGTGCTGTGAGTAGAAACATGGTTGAGAGCTTGGCCGTGCCAACATTCAGAGTGGGGTATACTTTCACAACAGATGCTCTTGATGCTTTATACAAGAAG ATCAAGTCTAAAGGAGTGACCATGACAGCGTTGCTAGCCAAGGCAACGGCACTTGCTCTGGTCCAACACCCTGTTGTGAACTCCAGCTGCAGAGACGGCAAGAGCTTTACGTATAACAGTCATATCAACATTGCAGTAGCAGTAGCCATAGACGGTGGTTTGATCACACCAGTACTTCAAGATGCTGACAAG ATTGATATTTATTCATTATCAAGAAAGTGGAAGGAGTTGGTTGATAAGGCACGAGCGAAGCAGCTCCAGCCCCAAGAATATAATTCGG GCACTTTCACACTGTCTAACCTCGGAATGTTTGGCGTGGATCGTTTTGATGCCATATTGCCACCGGGAACT GGTGGAATCATGGCTGTCGGAGCTTCTGAACCGTCTCTTGTTGGTACAAAGGATGGCCGGATCGGACTGAAAACTCAGATGCAG GTAAATGTAACAGCAGATCATCGCGTGATATATGGTGCTGATCTGGCAGCCTTCTTGCAAACCCTGGCCAAGATAATCGAGAACCCTAAAGACCTAACGCTGTAG